GGCGTGGGCGGCATGACCCTCGGCGCCGATCCTCTCGTCAGCGCCGTAAGCGTCCTCTCCTACGAAAAAAATTGTCCTCTGCCCGCTTTTATTATAAGAAAGCAGTCTAAAGGGCATGGAACCAATCAGTTCCTGGAAGGCATGAAGAACTTCGCCCCCGGAAGCCGCGTCGCCCTTCTGGAAGACGTGGTCACCACCGGAGGAACCCTGCTCACCTCCGTGGAGCGGGTCCGTGAGGCGGGCTACGAGGTCGATTCCGTGCTCTGCGTGCTGGACCGCGAGGAAGGCGGACGCGAACGCCTTGCCGATGCGGGACTCAGCCTGGACGCCATCTTCACCCGCGCCGAATTGCTGGCGGCGGGGAAATAATAGCGAAAAGCCTCTTAACCGACCGGATACGTATGAAGGGACTAACGCCCCCCGCCCTGCTCCTGATCCTGTTCCTCGTTGCGGGTACGGCCCGTGCCGACGGTTGGTCGCCCGTATTCAGCTCCCACGACCAGGGCCCGGAGATCATGGTCGCCGTGGACAAGGATTCGCAGACCCTCTACGTGCTCGGCCGCCACAGCCCGCTGGAAGTGGTCCGCAAGCTGCCCTGCACCACGGGGCAAAGCGACGGGGACAAGGTCGAACGCGGCGACCTGCGCACGCCCGAAGGCGTCTACTTCATCGAAGGCCGACTGGACCAGGGGCTCGACTGGGAGCTTTACGGCGACGTCGCCTACCCCCTGAACTATCCCAATCCCGTGGACCGCATCCGGGGCAAGTCCGGCTCCGGCATCTGGCTGCACGGCCGAGGCAAGCAGCTCGTCCCGCGCGACACGCGCGGCTGCGTCGCGCTTGCCGATCCGGATATCGACGGTCTCGGCAAGGATCTCTTCACGGACATGCCCGTGGTCATCGCGGGCAAGGTCGCCTGGACCGAGACGGGCGGAAAGGACGCGCAGGAAGCGGCCGACCTCGTGCATGAAGTGCGCGAGTGGGCCAAAAGCTGGAGCGCCAGGAGCGAGCATTTCTTCGATTTCTACGCCCCGAAGCTTTTGAGCGCCTCCGGCATCGACTTCGACGGCTTCCGCGCGCACAAGCGCAACATCTTCAAGAGCCAGCCCTGGATCGACGTGATGGTGGACAATGTCAAGGCGCTCCAGGGGCCCGGATACTGGGTGACCTGGTTCGACCAGTACTACCGCACCGGGAGCCTGACCTCCGCCGTGGGCAAGCGGCTCTACTGGCAGCAGGACGAATCCGGAAACTGGCGCATCGTGGGCAGGGAAATCACCTCGGCCAGCGACGACCTCGCCGACAAGTACCTCTCCTCCCGCTCGGAAGAGCTCCGCGGCCTGATACATTCCTGGGCCGAAGCCTGGCAAAAGGCCGACCTCAAGGACTACGCCTCCTTCTACGACAAGGCGGCCGTTCAGGACGGACGGCGCGGAGCCGACGACATCGCCGCCTACAAGGCGACTCTCTGGGCCGAACGTCCGCCCAGAGTGGTCGATGTGCAAGACATAGAGATACGCCCCCACGAAATGGGCCTCATGGCCAGCTTCGTCCAGACCTACCGCGACGCTTCGGGCTACGAGGACAAGGGCCGCAAGACCCTGATCCTCACTCCCACCCCCGACGGCTGGCGTATCGTCAATGAGCAGTGGAGAGCCTTATGAACGACGCCAAGTACAGCATCCTCTTCATGCGGGACGACCTCGACGTCCGCCGTTTCCGGCTCAACCCCTTCTGGCTCAAATCGATCTTCGTCAGCCTGACCCTGCTGGTGCTGGTCGCCGCGGCGGGCATCTACTTCGGCGCGACCTCGCTTCGGGACAACCTGCGCCTGCGACACGAGAACAAGGAACTTTCCCAGCGCCTCGACGAGGCCGAACTGCGGCTGAGCACCCTGGGCAACATGGAGAAGATCCTCGAATCCTACGACACCAAGGAACTCCAGAGCCTGCTCAGCCCGGAGAAGGCCGAGACCCCGGAAGCCGAAGCCAAGCCGACGGCCCCCTCCGAACCGGCCAAGCCCGCCGTGGACCTCTCCTCCATTTTCGCCAAGACCGACACGGGAGCCGTGCGGCTCGAAGACGTCCGCCTGGAAATCGAACAAAAGCAGGTGCTCGTCAGCTTCAATCTGCTCAACAACCTGGGCAACACCCAGCTCAGCGGCGACACGCGGCTCGCCCTCGTGGCCAACAACGGCGAGGTCATCGAACTGCCCGCCAAGAACGCCGACCTCTCGTTTCAGATTCAGCGGCGCAAGCCCATCCGAGCCAGAGTTCCCCTGCCGGACGGCCTGGACAGGGCCAACGTCTTCGGCCTCCGGTTGACGGTCACCCGCGAAGACGGAAAGGTCGTGTTCAGTGAAACGTACCCTCAATATCGCGTGGATTAGCCTTTTTCTGCTGCTTTGCGCGGCGTCGGGCGCGTTCGCCGCTTCCGAGCGCTACGTCTTCACGTTCTTCGAGGGGACGCAGTATCCCTTGACCGTGGTGTTTTTGCGCGGCGAGGAAAACGGTCCGACCATCATGGTCCAGGGCGGCATCCAGGGCGACGAGCCTTCCGGGTACATCACGGCCCAGATCCTTTCCCGTTCCCACGTCCGCAAGGGCAACCTCATCGTGGTGCCCCGCGCCAACGTGCCCTCCATCAACCTGCGCACGCGGCAAGTCAACGTGGACATGAACCGCCGCTTCGACCGGGACTACAATCTCTTCTACGAAGACCGGCTCGCCCGCGTGGTCCGCTTTCTCCTGGCCCAGTCCGACGCGCTCATCCACCTGCACGAGGGCAGCGGATTCTACCACCCCACCTACGTGGACAATCTCCGCAACCCCATGCGCTACGGCCAGTCCATCATCATCGACACCCTGGTCTACGGGCGCTGGAACCTGGGCCGCACGGTGGACGACGTGCTGGCCAAGCTGAATCCCGGCATTTCTCCGGAAATCTACCGCTTCCAGCTCTTCAACACGCGCACCTTCGACGACCAGACCAACTACTCGGAAATGCGCAAATCCCTGACCTGCTATGCGCTGACAGCCCTGAACATCCCGGCCATGGCCGTGGAGGTCAGCAAGAACATCACCCAGCTCGACTGGAAGGTGCAGCGCCAGCTGGAAGCCACGGAGGCCCTGCTGCGCCACTACGGCGTGGACCTGGACGCCCCGGAGGTCAGCTCCAGCATGGTCGCGGACTATGCGGACGACGTGCGCGTGCGCATCAACGGCAAGACGCTCTCCCCCGGCCAGACCATCGACCTCGCGCCCGGCGCGCCCCTGACCGTGGAAACCGAAAACGAAAGCAACGTGCTCTCCCCGGCCGTTTCCGTGTTCGCCTCGGACCGTCCCGGCGTGAACCTGATCAACACGCCCCGCCTCGCGCTGGACTCCTTCCAGAAGCTGGAGGTGCGCTCCGACGGCAAGATGGTGGCCTCGGCCCGCGTGCGCGTCCAGGGCCGGCTTTCCGGCGGGGAAGACATGCGCCCGCCCGTGTTCGTCTGCTGGCTGAACGGCAAGCCCCATTTCGTGCGCGAGGGAGAAACCCTCGCCGCCCTGGTGGGCGACCAGCTCATCCTCGAAGGAATCTGGGGCTCCTCGCGCGAGGAAGTCCTGAACTTCAAGGGCTACGTGGCCCAGCGCAGCCCCAACGACGGCCAGGACTGCGGCTGGGAAATCATTCTCGACCCGGACAACTTCATGGACAAGTATCGCCTCGACGAGGAAGCCGACCACGACCGCGACCGGGCCGAAGACGCCCTGGCGCGCTGGGCGGGCCGCGCTCCCGAACAGGACGCCGCACGCTTCCGCATCGTCCGCGAGACGCCGGGGCAGCCCCGCTCCGAATTCTACGTCGCGGTGCGGCCCCGCACGGTGCACGCCCTGCGCCTGCTCGACGACCAGGGCAAGAGCGTGGTCGTGCCCTGGCGGCCCGGCGACGAGTTTCGACTGCCCGAAGGCAGCTACGTGCTGGAGGACGCCTGGAGCAACGGCTCCGCGGACAAGCTCCTGACCACGGCCAACGACATGCCCGTGCGCACCGGCGCTTCGGTGCGCGTCTCCAAAGACTCGATCCTGCGGCTCTGCCTGCGGCAGGCCACCACCTTCGCCTCCATGGGCTCCATGACGCTCACGGCGCGCGGCTCCAAGGCCGATCCGGCATCCGCCGCCGATGCAGCCCGGACCGCCTCGCCGCAGCGGCCCGCCTCCGCAGACGCAAAGCGCGCCAGACCGGCACAGGCCGTCGTCGCCGAACCGCCCGTGCATCACGCCACCCGCTGAGGCCCCTTCTTCCGGCCTCTGTCCCGCCTCCGGACGGACGGCCTTCCCTTCCCTTGACATGCATTCGCATTGCGCTGTATTCAGAGGAATGACGCTTGGCGATTCTACCAAATGTTGCACGCTGCCCCGTCCGGAAACCAACGGTCCGGAACGGTACGCGGCCAGGGCAAAGGTGATGAAGGCCATGGCGCACCCTTCGCGATTGATGCTCGTGGACGAGTTGTCGCGCGGAGAACGCTGCGTCTGCGACCTGACGAACCTGGTCGGCCACGACATTTCTACGGTTTCGAAGCATCTGGCCGTGCTCAAGAAGGCCGGGCTCGTGGAGGACGAGAGACGCGGCAAGCAGGTCTTTTACCGCATGCGGGTTCCCTGCGTGCTGAATTTCTTTCAATGCCTGGAGGCGGTGCTGGCTGCGGACCGATAGCTTTTTTTTCGCCTTGATAATTGGCGATATTGCCAAATAAACATACAACGAATCACGGAGGCATCATGAAAATTCAGGTTTTTGGTCCGGGCTGCGCAAAGTGCACCCAAACGGAAAAAGTCGTCCGCGAGGCGCTGGCGGAATCCGGCGTGCAGGCGGATGTGGTCAAAATCACGGACTTTCAGGAAATCGCGTCCTTCGGCGTGTTCTCAACGCCCGCCGTGGCCGTGGATGGCGAGGTAAAGCTCGTCGGCGCGGTGCCGACGAAAAACGACGTGCTGGGCTGGCTGAAATAACCGACCGACCTACCTGGGAGAAATGGACATGTCATCGAACTGCTCTTGTTCCTGCGGTGAAGCCCCGAAATTCGTGTTTTCCTGCTCCGGTGCGGCGGATGTCGGTGAGATCGCGGACCGGGCCGCCCGCGTCGTCTCCCGCGAGGGAGCCATCAAGATGTTCTGCCTCGCAGGCATCGGAGGCCGTGTTTCCGGCATCGTCAAAAGCACGGAGGCCGCCGCCCTGGTCGTGGCCGTGGACGGCTGCCCGCTGAACTGCGCCAGAAAGACCCTGGAGCAGGCTGGAATCACCGACGTGAAGCACGTGCAGCTGCACGAACTCGGCCTGAAGAAAGGGGAATCCCCGGCCACCGAAGAGCGCATCGAGCAGACCGCGCAAGCGATCCGCTCCCTGCTCGGCTGAACACCTTTCCGCGGAATGGCCGTCTTTTCGCGGCCATTCCGCCTGCCCCCGCCTCCGGGCCTTCGGATGGCTCCCCCCTCCGGCGAAGCATTGCGCAATTCCTCCTGATCCGCGTCCCTTCTTGCACTCGCGGGACATTCGTCCTACAAAAAACAGCGGTTGCGCCCTGCCTCACGGGTGCGGCGAATCATGGAGGAACGCACGCATGGAAGGAATGGCCGAGAGCGGATTCTGGTCGCTGCTGCTGGAAACCGGGCCGGTGATCAAAGTGGTCTTCGCGGTGCTGCTGGCCATGTCCCTGGCCAGCTGGAGCCTGATTTTCCTGAAATGGCACGAACTGCGCAAGGCCCAGGCCCAGGCCCGCGAGGACAGGTCCGCCTTCGAGGCCGCCTCAAGACTGGACCAGGCCATGACCTCGACCCGCACGCGCCCGGACCAGGGCGTGTCCCGCCGGGTGGCGGAAACGGGCATGGACGAACTGCGCCGCCTCGCCGACCTGGACCTCGACCCCGCGGTCAAGGGCAGAATCATCCTCGAAAGCGTGCGCCACACCTTGCAGGACGAAGCCCAGGCCCAGGCCGACAGGCTCCACGGCTCCCTGGCCCTCCTGGCCACGGTGGGCAACGTGGCTCCGCTCCTCGGCCTTTTCGGCACGGTCTGGGGCATCATGAATTCCTTTTCCAGCATCACGGGCGGCGCGGACATCGTCACGGGCGTGGCTCCCGGCCTTGCCGAGGCGCTTTCGACAACGGCCCTCGGCCTGATCGTGGCCATTCCCGCGGTCCTGGCCTACAACGCCTTCCTCAAGCGCCTGGGCGACATCGAAGGCGAGCTGGCGCGGCTTTCCAGCGCGTTCATGAACCGGGTCAAGGAGGAATTCTCCAGCATCCTGACCTGCGCTCCCAGGGAGAATTGAGATGGCTCCCCGCGCCCGCCGCCGCTTCCTTTCCGAGATCAGCACCACACCCTTCGTGGACGTCATGCTCGTGCTCCTGGTCATCGTCATGGTCGGCACGGCGGTCAAGGGCAAGGGAGTGGAGGTCGAGCTGCCGCGCACCCGCACCGTGCAGTCCCTGCCCAAGGGCAGCGGCCATTTCGTCCTGAGCATGGACGCGGACGGCAGGATTTTCATGGACACGGAGGAAGTGGACCGGGACCATCTCAAGGAATATCTGGTCCAGCGCGTGCTCAAGCAGGACAAGGCCGTGTTCCTGCGCGCGGACAAGGACGTGCCCTACGGCGAGGTCGTCAGGGTCATGGCCGAAATCCGCGAGGCAGGCGTCCCGCGCATAGGAATCGTGGCCGAACCCGAAGACCAGGCCGCTCCGGGCAGCGACTGAGATGCGCGCGCGCACCGTTTCCTGGCTGCTCTCCCTGGGCCTGCACCTGGCCGCGCTTGTCCTGGTCCTGGTCCTGGCCCCGCCGGACTCGCTGCGCGCCATGCTCGGCGCGGAGCTGACAGACGAAGAGCTGGCCGCGATGCTGCCGCCCGAATACGCCGCGCCCCCGGACGAGACGGTCTACATCCCCATCAGCCCGAACAAGGTGCTCGTGACCTACGGCGGGCGCAACGCCACCGAGGAGGAGCTCTTCCGCGAGTTCGCCGAGGGCGGCGGTCTGGTGGGCGGCCTGGACCAGACCTCCTACGGACCCAAGATCCGCTTCGGAACCACCCTTTTCGAGCACTACCATTCCTATTACGTCAGCGGCCTTGTGGGCCACTTCCGCACGGACGACGGGCTGGACGTCTACATCGTGGACGGGCGCAAGGATCCGCGCGTGAAAAAGCTCCTGCTGCACGTTCCCTCGCGCGGCTTCACCCGCGCCCTCACCGAGTACAACAGCCGCTACATCTATTCCTACGGGCCGAGCCTGCTTTCGACGGAACCGATCCAGGGCTCGGTGATGTTCATGGGCGACGGCGACAAAATCTATCGCCTGATGTGGATTCCAAAGGCGGGCAAGGCGCTCTACCCGGAGCGCGTCTATAAATGACCCTGCGTGTCCGGGGTCGCGCCGGGCGTTTTCGGACGCCCCCCTCCGGCGGCTAGGCTTCGGGCAGTTCCCGATAATCGAAGGTTTTCCCGTGCAGCTCCATGCAGGTCCGGTTCAGCAGGTCGGCCAGCTTTTCCGCGGCCTGCTCCGGGGTCACGAGCATGCCCTTCTCCTTCCAGGGACGAAACGCGCCCTGGACGTTTTCGGACTGTCCGCCTTCCGCGTTGCGCCCCTCCTTCTGCATGCGCGTCTCCACGATGCCGGGCCGGTACACGAACGCGGTGACCCGGTCCGTTTCCGCTGCGAGCTGGCGCATGTAATGCTCCTCGGCAGCCTTGGCCGCGCAATAGGCAGCCGTGCCGGGCAGCGTCTTCCGCGCCGCTCCGGACCCGAAGAACACGGCGAAGCCGGAGCCCTGGCGAAGCAGGGGAGGATAGCTGAAGCGCGCCAGCTGATAGGCCGCCTTGACGCTGGCGTCCATGACGTCGCAAAAAAGATTCTCCGGCAATTCCCAGGCCGAGGGTCCGGGAGCGAGCACCCCGGCCGCGTGGATGAATCCCTGGAAATCGCCGAGATCGCAGGCGCGCAGCACGAGGCGCTCCGCGACTTCGGCCTCGGCCGCGTTGCCGTGGACGCATTTGGCGCGCACGCCCAGGTCGCGGCAGGCCTCGCAGGACTCCTGCAAATCGGATTCGGAACGGGCCGAAAGCACGAGGTTCACGCCCCGCGCCGCCAGGATCAGGGCCAGAGCCCGGCCTATCCCGCGCGACGCGCCGGTAACGATGAGGGTTTTGTTCCGGAAAAAACTCATATACGTTCACCCTTGGTTTAACGGATACCATTATTTCAGACAAGGATTCCATCATGCCGATACGGCAAAGCAACCGTTGCGATCTTGTTAAACAATCGGACATCCGAAGCATGACCCTGGCCTGCGCCGAGCGGGGAGGCATCAACCTGGCCCAGGGAGTCTGCGACCTGGACGTGCCCGAACCCGTGCTCCAGGGAGCCGCCGACGCCATGCGCGAGGGCTACAACGTCTACACCCGCTTCGACGGCCTGCCGGAGCTGCGCCTGGCCATTGCCGAAAAGCAGCGCCGCTTCCAGGGGCTGAACCTGGACCCGGAAACGCAGATCGTGGTCAGCGCCGGGGCCACGGGCGCGTTCCAGGCCGCCTGCACCGCCTTGCTGGAGGCGGGCGACGAGGTGCTGCTCTTCGAACCCTACTACGGATACCACGTCAGCACGCTGCGGGCCATGGACGTGACCCCGCGCTTCGTGCCCCTGCACGCGCCGGACTGGAGCTTCGACGACGCCGAGCTGGAAGCCGCGGCCTCGCCCCGGCTGCGCGCCGTGGTCCTGAACACGCCCTGCAATCCCTGCGGCAAGGTCTTCAGCCGGGCCGAACTGGAACGCGTGGCGGACTTCTGCCAGGCCCACGATCTCTTCCTCTTCACGGACGAGATCTACGAACACTTCGTCTACGACGGCCTGGAGCACGTCTCCCCGGCCTGCCTGCCCGGCATGGAGGAACGGACCATCGCCATCTCCGGCGCGTCCAAGGTCTTCGCGGTCACGGGCTGGCGCCTGGGCTGGGCCTCTTGCCATCCCCGCTGGCGCGAGCCCATCGGCCACTTCAACGACCTCTACTACGTCTGCGCCCCGGCTCCGCTCCAGATCGGCGTGGCGCGAGGCATCACCGGGCTGGGACAGGAATATTACCATGAGCTTGCCGAGGACCACGGCAAAAAGCGCGACCGCTTCTGCGAGGCCCTGAAAAACGCCGGGCTCGCGCCGCACGTTCCGCAGGGAGCATACTACGCCCTGGCCGACATTTCGAGCCTGCCGGGCCGGGACAGCCGCGAGCGGGCCATGCACCTGCTGGAGCGCACGGGAGTCGCCTGCGTTCCCGGCCGGGCCTTCTGGCACGACGGCGCGGGCGAGGGGCTGGCGCGGTTCTGCTTCGCCAAGCGCTGGCCGGAGCTGAACCAGGCCTGCGAACGGCTGGAGCGCCTGTCATGAGCGAGGATCCCAACCGAACCGACGAGTACGCGGGCATCGCGCGGGCCTACGACCCGTTGCTGAACCCTTTTCTGGACCGGCCGCGCCTGGGCGTGACCGAACTGGTGCTGCGCTGCCTGCGTTCCTTCGAATCCGAGGAGGAGCAAGGCTCCGCAGCCGCCCCGCCTCCCCCTGTTCTGGACCTTTGCTGCGGCACGGGCAGGCAGGCCGTGCTGCTGCGGCGCGAGGGGCTGCGCGTCCAGGGAGTGGACATCTCCCCGGCCATGCTCGACGTGGCCCGCAGGCAAAGCCCCCCGGACATCGTATATTATGAAGAGGACGCCTCGGCCACGCACTTCGCGGACCGCAGCTTCGGCTGCGTCTGCGTTTCCATGGCCCTGCACGAAAAGGCTCCGGCCCTGCGCGAGGCCATCGTGGAGGAGGCCCTGCGCCTGCTCCTGCCGGGAGGCTCGCTGGTCCTGCTGGACTACCGTCTGCCGGAAACCTGGAGCGGCCGGGCAATGATGCGGCTGAGCGCGCTCGTGGAACGCATGGCCGGGCGGGAGCACTACGCCAACTATCGGCAGTTCCTGGCCGGAGGCGGCATGCGCGCCCTGCTGGGAGCCTCGCGCCTGCCCTTCCGGCGTGTGGAGACGTACTTCCAGGGCGCGCTGGGCCTCTACCGCGTCTTCACCAGGGATGAATGACCATGTGCGGACGGTTCGGATTCAACCTGACCAAGCGGGACATCGAGGACGGCTTCGGGGTGTTCGTGGAAGGGGACGGCCCCGCCCCGGACTACAACATCGCGCCCGACCCCACGGGCCTGCGGCCTGTCCTGGCCGTGCTGCGCATGGGCCGGGAGCGTCTGCTGGCGGGCATGGCCTGGGGACTGGTCCCGCCCTGGTCGCAGGACCGGCGTCGCCACTTCGTCAACGCCCGCGCGGAAACGGCCCTGGACAAGCCCTCCTTCAAGCACGCCATGCGTCACCGCCGCTGTCTGGTGCCCGCGGGGCTGTATTATGAATGGAAGACGGAGCCGCGCCTGGTGCCGGGCAGCCTGCCGGGAACGGCGGCCTCCGGGAGCGGGAAGGCTCCGGCGGAAGGCGGGACGAAGCGCCGCCCCGCAGCGGGAGCGAAAACGCCCTGGGTCTTCACCCTGCAAGGCGGCGCGCCCTTTGCCCTGGCCGCCATCTGGGAACACAACGAGAACGCCGGCTCCGGACTGGCCGTGCTGACCACTCCGGCCAATGCCCTGGTCGCGCCCGTGCATGACCGCATGCCCCTGATTCTCCCGCCCGAAGCCTACGACGCCTGGCTTGACCCGTTCGCGCCCCTCGACGAGATCGCCCCTTTGCTCGCGCCCTTTCCGGCGGAAAAAATGCGCGGCTGGCCCGTGTCCCGCCGGGTCAACAACCCGTCGAACCACGGGCCGGAACTCATGGAGCGGCTTGCGGACGAAACGCCCGCAGAAAGAGAAAAACGGGGATAAAACCGGGAATCAGCCCTTGTCCTTGCCGATCCTGTTGCGCAGCTTGGCCAGCCGCCGGGCGCGGCGGCCGAACCGCAGGATCTCCTCGCGCCAGTTCAGGGCGGCCAGGGTCAGCACGTTCATGATCAGGCCCATGCTCAGCAGCACGAGCGCGTTGTAGATCGTGGTGCTGCCCCAGACGTTGACGAAGGGCAGCATCTTCTGCGGCACGAACATGGGATACGGCAGGTTCCAGTCCTTCATGGCCCCTTCCAGCCCGGTTTCGGCCCGCGCCGGGTCGAGGTCCATCTGCTCGCGCACCAGCTCCTCGAACTTCTTCTCCCCCAGGGTCACGGCGTCATGGATGTTCTTGTTGCCGTACTTGTACTTGTGCGTCTCGCGGAAAGTCTCCAGCTCCGCCTCCAGGCGTGCGCGCTCCGCGGCCAGCCCCGGCTCCTCCGGGGTTCCCTGGGCATCGTGCAGCTCCAGCTTGACCTGCCGCAGCTCGTCCGAAAGCTCGGAGTGCCGCGAGTGGTAGCTGTTGTTGTTCTCCTGGAGCACCAGCAGCCCCTCGTAGGCCCAGCGCGATGGCATCATCTGGCAAATCTCGGGGATCGGGCTGTTCTCCACGATGGTCAGGCTCTTGTTCATCTTCTCGTATTCGATGAGCGCGCCGCCCAGGATGATCTGGGGCACGAGCATCAGGGGCACGATGTTCTGCGCGGCCCGGCCCGAAAGGCGCGGCAGCGAGGAGATGAACAGTCCCGCGGAAAGGCTCGTATAGGAAAGCAGCGTCAGATAGGCGATGTACGGCAGGGCCAGCTCGCGCACCTCCACGATGAGGAACCCCAGAAGCACGAAGAGCACGTTCTGGGCCAGTGCAAAGGGCAGAAGCACGAGCAGCTTGGCCGCGAGATAGGTCCGGCTGGTCATGTCCAGCATGCGCTCGCGCATGAACAGGGAGGAATCCCCGATGATCTCGCCCACGGAGTTGGTCATGGACAGGAACAGGGTCACGATCACGGCCACGAAGAGAAAGATGCCGAAGAGGTCGTTGGTGTAGAGCGAGTAGTCCCCCGCCGGGGTGTAGCGCAGGATGAAGCCCACGCCCGCTCCGAGCAGCGGCGCTTCCAGAAAGGTGATCAGCAGGTTGGAGCGGTCGCGGATCTTGCTGCGGTAGTTGCGGGAGAGCAGCGTGCGGAACTGCACGAAGCGCTCGCGCGCGCCGATGGCGGGCTTGGGCGGCAGGATGTCCGAGCTGGGCAGCTTGATGCTCGAAAGCCAGGCGTCGATGGCCGTGCTCTCGTACTCCCGCTTCCAATAGGCCGGGGAATATTTCCGCTTGCCGAGCACGCTGCCGTCGATGTCGCGCAGGGACTCCTCCAGGCTGTCCAGCAGGATGTTCGGCTGCACGGTCTTGCAGTTCGGACACTCCACCACGATGCGGCCCTTGCGCGCGTCGCGCTCCATGTGGCGCTTGAAGTATTCCAGCCCGGCATAGGCCGTGCCGTAGAAGGCCAGCTTGCCGCCGTGGTCCAGCAGCACGACCTTGTTGAAGCTCTTGTAGATCTTGGAGCTGGGCTGATGGATGACGCAGACCACGATCTTGCCGCGCAGGGTGATGTCCGCCAGCAGCTCGATGATTTTTTCCGAATCCTTGGACGAGAGGCCGGACGTGGGCTCGTCGAGCATGTAGATGTCCGCGTCCGTGAGCAGCTCCAGGCCGATGTTCAGCCGCTTGCGCTCGCCGCCGGACAGGGTCTTGTCCGTGGCGTCGCCCACGCGCAGGTCGCGCCGCTCGGTCAGGCTGATGTCGCTGAGGGTCACGTCGATCTTGGCGTTGAGTTCTTCCTCGCTCTTGTCCGGAAACCGCAGCTTCGCGTAATAATACAAATTTTCGTAAACAGTGAGATTCGCCAGCAGCAAGTCCTCCTGGGGCACATAGCCCAGGTGGTGCTTGAGCATGGAATATTCGTCGTGCAGGTCGTACTCGTCCACGCGCACCTGGCCGGAAGTGGGCTTTTCCAGCCCGCTCATGACCCGCAGGACCGTGGATTTTCCGCTGCCGCTGGGGCCCATGATCGCGGCCAGCTCGCCGTACTCGATGTCGAAGGACACGCCGTCCAGGCCCACGGTGCCGTCCTCGAAGACGTGGTGCAGCTTGTCCGCCACGAGCTTGTTGAAGCTGAACGCGGCCTTGCGCAGCCTGCCCGCCTCCAGGTCCAGGGTCAGGTAGTTGCCGTGCACGAACAGGGTGTCGCCGTGCCGCAGCTCCAGCGGCCCCCGGCTGGGCCGATTGTTCAGGTAGACCTGATAGGGGCAGTCCTGCGGGTCGAAGCGCACCCGGCCCCGCTCGCGGTCCACCCGGAACAGGGCGTGCCAGCGGTCCGGCAGCTCGTCATGGATGAAGAGGTCGCCGCGCACCGAGTTGCTCAGGCGGTATTCCTCGCGTCCGTCGTCCAGGGAAAGCTCCCGCTTGGCGTTCAGCGAGTAGAACAGCTCGCGCAGGTTCATGCGGAAGCCGTTGACGAAGATGTCGTCGTCCAGATTGACCTGGACCGCGTCGCGCACGAGCTGGTCGTTGACGTTGACCACGGCGAAGGGGTCGAGCATCTTCAGGCCGATGCGCGCGCCCCGGAACTCCAGCTTGAGCACGTCGTTCTCGCCCGGCTGCTCGCTGTAGCCCGGCTCCAGGTCGTTCTGGGTCACGTAGCGGTCCGCGTTCAGCGGGTTGACCTTGTTCTCGAAGTAGGCCTTGAGGTCGTGGTGCTTGAGCGAGTAGCCGTCGAAGAGAATGCGGTAGTTGTGGGAAACGCGCGTGGAGATGTTCTTGCGCAGCTCGTAGCCGTCCACCACGACTTCGTGGCC
Above is a genomic segment from Paucidesulfovibrio longus DSM 6739 containing:
- a CDS encoding SDR family NAD(P)-dependent oxidoreductase — protein: MSFFRNKTLIVTGASRGIGRALALILAARGVNLVLSARSESDLQESCEACRDLGVRAKCVHGNAAEAEVAERLVLRACDLGDFQGFIHAAGVLAPGPSAWELPENLFCDVMDASVKAAYQLARFSYPPLLRQGSGFAVFFGSGAARKTLPGTAAYCAAKAAEEHYMRQLAAETDRVTAFVYRPGIVETRMQKEGRNAEGGQSENVQGAFRPWKEKGMLVTPEQAAEKLADLLNRTCMELHGKTFDYRELPEA
- a CDS encoding pyridoxal phosphate-dependent aminotransferase is translated as MPIRQSNRCDLVKQSDIRSMTLACAERGGINLAQGVCDLDVPEPVLQGAADAMREGYNVYTRFDGLPELRLAIAEKQRRFQGLNLDPETQIVVSAGATGAFQAACTALLEAGDEVLLFEPYYGYHVSTLRAMDVTPRFVPLHAPDWSFDDAELEAAASPRLRAVVLNTPCNPCGKVFSRAELERVADFCQAHDLFLFTDEIYEHFVYDGLEHVSPACLPGMEERTIAISGASKVFAVTGWRLGWASCHPRWREPIGHFNDLYYVCAPAPLQIGVARGITGLGQEYYHELAEDHGKKRDRFCEALKNAGLAPHVPQGAYYALADISSLPGRDSRERAMHLLERTGVACVPGRAFWHDGAGEGLARFCFAKRWPELNQACERLERLS
- a CDS encoding class I SAM-dependent methyltransferase — translated: MSEDPNRTDEYAGIARAYDPLLNPFLDRPRLGVTELVLRCLRSFESEEEQGSAAAPPPPVLDLCCGTGRQAVLLRREGLRVQGVDISPAMLDVARRQSPPDIVYYEEDASATHFADRSFGCVCVSMALHEKAPALREAIVEEALRLLLPGGSLVLLDYRLPETWSGRAMMRLSALVERMAGREHYANYRQFLAGGGMRALLGASRLPFRRVETYFQGALGLYRVFTRDE
- a CDS encoding SOS response-associated peptidase gives rise to the protein MCGRFGFNLTKRDIEDGFGVFVEGDGPAPDYNIAPDPTGLRPVLAVLRMGRERLLAGMAWGLVPPWSQDRRRHFVNARAETALDKPSFKHAMRHRRCLVPAGLYYEWKTEPRLVPGSLPGTAASGSGKAPAEGGTKRRPAAGAKTPWVFTLQGGAPFALAAIWEHNENAGSGLAVLTTPANALVAPVHDRMPLILPPEAYDAWLDPFAPLDEIAPLLAPFPAEKMRGWPVSRRVNNPSNHGPELMERLADETPAEREKRG